A section of the Clostridium omnivorum genome encodes:
- a CDS encoding TetR/AcrR family transcriptional regulator produces the protein MNNKEIQRKRMLTYFIEAAKKIIEEEGLEAVTIRKVADLAGYNSATLYNYFENLNHLIFFASMKYLNEYAESLLNFTINSKDSLERYLNVWKCFCYHSFNRPEIYYNIFFGEFSNSRLDVSIRTYYSIFPEELSEEARRVFPMLLEDDFNIRDLAYLMPAVSEGLIKEEHVEEISEMCILVYEGMLSRMLKNPKPYNIEDAVAKTMKYINKTIQYYIKDNVE, from the coding sequence ATGAATAATAAAGAGATTCAAAGAAAAAGAATGTTAACTTATTTTATTGAAGCAGCTAAAAAAATTATTGAAGAAGAAGGGCTTGAAGCGGTAACTATAAGAAAAGTAGCAGACCTAGCGGGCTACAATAGTGCTACCCTATACAACTACTTTGAGAACTTAAACCATTTGATATTTTTTGCCTCAATGAAATATTTAAATGAATATGCTGAAAGTCTACTTAACTTTACTATTAACTCTAAGGATTCACTAGAAAGATATTTAAATGTCTGGAAGTGCTTTTGTTATCATTCCTTTAATCGACCAGAAATATATTACAATATCTTTTTTGGAGAATTTTCAAACAGCAGGCTTGATGTATCTATACGAACTTATTACTCTATATTCCCAGAAGAGCTAAGTGAAGAAGCTAGAAGGGTTTTCCCTATGTTGCTTGAGGATGACTTTAATATCAGGGATTTGGCTTATTTAATGCCTGCTGTTTCTGAGGGCCTTATTAAAGAAGAACACGTTGAAGAAATAAGCGAAATGTGTATACTAGTTTATGAAGGCATGCTGTCTCGAATGCTTAAGAATCCAAAACCTTATAATATAGAAGATGCTGTAGCTAAAACTATGAAATATATCAATAAAACTATTCAGTATTATATAAAAGATAACGTTGAATAA